Genomic DNA from Peribacillus simplex NBRC 15720 = DSM 1321:
GTTTTCTGCTCCTAATTCTTTTGCCGTTTCAAGCCCTTTCTTTACTTGAGCTGCTGCATAAGCAAATACATCTGCATTACAAGAAGTAGCTGCACCGTGAACGAAGCGAGGATTTGTAAACATATTAGCTGTGTTCCACAATAACTTTACGTTACTTGTTTTCATATACTCTTGAATCATGCTAACGATTACATCAAGATTTTTATTTGTTTCTTTTAATGTGTTTCCTTCAGGTGCGATGTCTCGGTCATGAAACGCAAAGAAAGGAACCTCTAATTTTTCAAAAAGTTGAAAAGCTGCCTCTACTCTAGCTTTTGCTAAGTCCATTCCATCATATTTATTCCATGATCTTTGCATCGTAGCTGCACCAAAAGGATCTGTCCCATCAGCTGTAAATGTATGCCAGTAAGCAACTGAGAAACGCAGTTGTTCCTTCATTGTTTTACCGCCTACTACTTCTTCTGGGTTGTAGTATTTAAAAGCTAAAGGATTTTTAGAATCTTTTCCCTCATATGAGACTTTGTTTACGCTTTCAAAATAATTAATTTTATTAGTATCAGTTTGAATCATGTGTTACTTCCCCCTTTAATTAAAATGAAAAACTTCCCAAATTAATATTTTTAAAAGTATCATTTTAGAAAGTTTGTTGTGTCAATAAACTAACTTTATTTCATGATATACAAAATAAATATTTATTTCAATGTTTTTTTTAGAAAATTTAGTTATAATATGAAATATACTATTACTATACTGGATTTTAGTTAAAAATAAAAAAACACTTAGTTCAATGGTAAAACAAAGGAGCGATTATCATTCCGATAGCAGATCAAGCTTTAGTAAAGAAAATGAATCAAAAGTTGATATTAAATGAAATTTTAAAAAACTCTCCAATCTCAAGAGCAACCCTTTCTGAGATTACAGGGTTAAATAAATCTACTGTTTCTTCCCAAGTAAATACATTACTTGAAAAAGATTTTATTTTTGAAATTGGAGCAGGACAATCTAGAGGTGGCAGAAGACCTGTGATGCTTATTTTTAATAAAAATGCAGGCTATTCAATAGGCATCGATATAGGTGTTGATTACCTTAATGGAATTCTAACCGATTTAGAAGGCAACATTATCCTTGAAAAGGCTTCTGACTTGTCTAGTCCTTCAGCTGGTGAAGTGAAAGAAATTCTGTTTGCACTTATTCATGATTTTATAATTCATATGCCCGACTCTCCTTACGGTTTGGTGGGAATAGGTATTTGTGTACCAGGTCTTGTGGATAGCAATCAAAAAATTATTTTTATGCCCAACTTGGAATGGTATATTGAAGATTTGCAACTCTTAATTGAAAGCGAGTTCAATGTACCTGTTTTTGTTGAAAATGAGGCTAATGCAGGCGCATGCGGTGAAAAAGTGTTTGGGGTTACTAAAAACTATGAAAACATCATTTACATCAGTATTAACGTAGGAATTGGAGTCGGGATTATTATTAATAATGAATTATATAAAGGAGTAAATGGCTTTTCTGGAGAAATGGGTCATATGACGATAGATTTTAACGGCCCCAAATGCAGCTGTGGGAACCGAGGCTGCTGGGAATTATATGCTTCAGAAAAAGCATTACTGGATTCTTTTTCTATAGACGAAAAGAATAGGTTACGAAAAGAAATTGTTGAACGTGCAAATAAAAATGATGTAGCCGTCTTAAATGCACTCCAGAAATTTGGCTTCTACGTCAGTATTGGCTTAACTAATATTCTCAATACATTTGACGCACAGGCTATTATTCTGAGAAATAACATTATCGAATCTCACCCGATTGTGTTAAATACCATTAAGAATGAGGTTTCTTCTAGGGTATATTCTCATTTAGAAAGTACGTGTGAACTATTGCCCTCTTCATTAGGAAGAAATGCACCTGCATTAGGAGCTGTTTCAATTGTGATCGA
This window encodes:
- a CDS encoding ROK family transcriptional regulator — its product is MPIADQALVKKMNQKLILNEILKNSPISRATLSEITGLNKSTVSSQVNTLLEKDFIFEIGAGQSRGGRRPVMLIFNKNAGYSIGIDIGVDYLNGILTDLEGNIILEKASDLSSPSAGEVKEILFALIHDFIIHMPDSPYGLVGIGICVPGLVDSNQKIIFMPNLEWYIEDLQLLIESEFNVPVFVENEANAGACGEKVFGVTKNYENIIYISINVGIGVGIIINNELYKGVNGFSGEMGHMTIDFNGPKCSCGNRGCWELYASEKALLDSFSIDEKNRLRKEIVERANKNDVAVLNALQKFGFYVSIGLTNILNTFDAQAIILRNNIIESHPIVLNTIKNEVSSRVYSHLESTCELLPSSLGRNAPALGAVSIVIDHFLNVTTS